CAGCAGTTCGGTATCATTTCGGAGCCGATCGACGAGTTGCTGTTCACGGAGTTCAGCGTGATCATCGGCATGACCCAGATCTACGTGGTCTTCATGGTCGGCCCCATCGCCTTCATGCTCTCGCGCATCGACCAGAGCCTGATCGAGGCGGCGCGCGACCTGGGCGCCAGCACCTGGCGCATCTTTCGCACCGTCATCCTGCCCCTCTCGATGCCCGGCGTCGTCGTCGGCGCGATCTTCGTCTCGGTCATGGTGCTGGGCGAGTTCGCGACCTCGGCCGCCTTGTCGGGACGCAAAACCAACCTGCTCGGCAATATCATCGTGACCCAGGTCGGCTCGCTGAAATGGGCTTTCGCCGCGGTGTGCGGCGTCATTCTGACCTGTCTCATGGCGCTGGTGATCACCGGGCTGCTGCGGGTCGTGAACCTGCGTAAGGAACTCTAGGCCATGGAAAACCGGAAAGCCCTGGCCTGGACCCTCGGCGTCTTTACGGTCCTTTTTGTCGGCTTCCTCTACGGACCCTTCCTGGTCATGGGATTGCTGAGTTTTCAGCAAGGTCCCGAAGGCGGTCCGCAGTTTCCGATCATCGAGTGGTCGAGCTACTGGTACCGCCATATCTTCGGTCTGGTGCCGCCGTCGCGCATCGCGCCCCTGCCGATCGGCGACGCATTGATCCGGTCGCTGAGCCTGGCTTTCGCGACGATGGTCGTTTCGACCGTGCTGGGCACCATTACGGCCCAGGCCTTCCGGCGGAAGTTCCGGGGATCGGGCTTTGTCTTCTATCTCGTTGTCCTGGGCATGATGGTGCCCGGCGTTCTGGTCGGCCTCGGCATGGCCCTGGTGGCAACGAACCTCGGCATCGACCGCAGTTGGTGGGGTACGGCCTTCGTGCTGCACGTCATGTACACTTTTCCCTTCGCCTTCCTGGTGATGCTGGCGATCTTCAACCGCTTCGACCGTTCGATCGAGGAGGCAGCCTGGAGCCTTGGCGTTCCGCCGGCGACCACGTTCCGCAGGATCACCTTGCCGCAGATCTTTCCCGGCGTTTTGAGCGCCATGCTCTTCGCCTTCACGCTCAGCTACGACGAGTTCCCGCGCACTCTGTTCTCCGCAGGTGCCGATTTGACCCTGCCGCTGGCGATCTACGGCACCTTTGCGGTCGAGATCCATCCCAACATCTTCGCGGTGGGTGTGCTGACGACGCTCTTCTCCTTCACCGTGCTCGCGATCTTCGGAACTCTCATGGCGCTGTCCGTGCGGCGCGCCAAGAAGGCAAATGCCGTGCAGGAGGAGATCGAGTGAACGCCGCGGCGAGCGCCATGCCCTCCCTTGCCGCCGACACGGTCGCCCTGGTCACCGGCGCCGGTGCTGGGATCGGCCGCGCGGTTGCGAAGCGGCTCGCGCGCGACGGCGCCGCGGTGATGCTCAACGATTTGCGAGCCGAGGCGGCGGCGGAGGTCGCGGCCGCGATAACCGCCGCCGGCGGGCGGGCCGCAGCCCTGGCCGGCGACGTGTCCAGCCCCGAGGACGTCGAGAGCCTTTTTCTACGCTGCGAGCAGGTCTTCGGTCCCTGTAGCCTGCTGGTCAACAACGCCGGTTTCGTTCATCAGGCACCGTTCGAACGGCTGGAAATCGCGGAGTGGGATCGCATGATCGCCGTCCATCTGCGCGGCACCTTCCTGTGTGCCCGGCGTGCCGTTCCGCAGATGTTGGAAGAGGGAAGGGGGACGGTCGTCAACGTGGCGTCGCAGCTCGGCCAGATCGGCGGATTGGACCTCTGCCACTACGCCGCAGCCAAGGCTGGAATCATCGGCCTGACCAAGGCAATGGCACGTGAACTCAGCGCGCGCGGTGTGCGCGTCAATGCGGTCGCGCCAGGTCCGATCAACACCGACCTGGTGCTCGGACTGTCGGACGACTGGCGCCGGGCCAAGGCCGCTGAACTGCCGCTCGGCCGCTTCGGCGAGCCGGAAGACGTGGCCGAAACGGTTGCGTTCCTGGCGTCGCCGGCCGCCGCGCTCTACGTCGGACAGACCCTCGGCCCGAACTCCGGCGACGTGATGCTCTAGGGAGACGACGACGGCGAATGACGCAACGTACAGCCCTCATTACCGGTGCCGGCATCGGGATCGGCCGGTCTGCCGCTTTCGCGCTGGGAGCCGCCGGAGACCGGGTGATCGTGACCGACATTCTGGAGCGGGAAGGGCAGGCGGTGGCCGAAGAGATTGTCGCCAAGGGCGGTACGGCCGAGTTTCGGCGGCTGGATGTCACGGATACGGCCAATGCCGAAACGGTCGTTTCCGCGGTGGAGGAAGACCACGGTCCGCTCGATGTGCTCGTCGCCAACGCCGGAATCGCCCACAAGGCACCGCTGGAGACCATGAGCGACGAGACTTGGGATCTCACGTTCGATGTGGA
This genomic stretch from Algihabitans albus harbors:
- a CDS encoding ABC transporter permease, which translates into the protein MENRKALAWTLGVFTVLFVGFLYGPFLVMGLLSFQQGPEGGPQFPIIEWSSYWYRHIFGLVPPSRIAPLPIGDALIRSLSLAFATMVVSTVLGTITAQAFRRKFRGSGFVFYLVVLGMMVPGVLVGLGMALVATNLGIDRSWWGTAFVLHVMYTFPFAFLVMLAIFNRFDRSIEEAAWSLGVPPATTFRRITLPQIFPGVLSAMLFAFTLSYDEFPRTLFSAGADLTLPLAIYGTFAVEIHPNIFAVGVLTTLFSFTVLAIFGTLMALSVRRAKKANAVQEEIE
- a CDS encoding SDR family NAD(P)-dependent oxidoreductase; the encoded protein is MNAAASAMPSLAADTVALVTGAGAGIGRAVAKRLARDGAAVMLNDLRAEAAAEVAAAITAAGGRAAALAGDVSSPEDVESLFLRCEQVFGPCSLLVNNAGFVHQAPFERLEIAEWDRMIAVHLRGTFLCARRAVPQMLEEGRGTVVNVASQLGQIGGLDLCHYAAAKAGIIGLTKAMARELSARGVRVNAVAPGPINTDLVLGLSDDWRRAKAAELPLGRFGEPEDVAETVAFLASPAAALYVGQTLGPNSGDVML